Proteins from one Paenibacillus amylolyticus genomic window:
- a CDS encoding TerB N-terminal domain-containing protein produces MSYWPTYGVMNEAQRKWYLYWRKEVRQARYPDTDLSYLFVHIYELINGIGWQNPQEGYDQLKQLWVNYRERLPQLNIYMQEWMVDYVLVHKMEMALSEVMSLSGGYLPAEMLDMELQRILQVKVSEISLNMLQRYYDYDITLSKFYRDGGKEVMEQYIPRVMALVQSYLERTRQVGLLPEFQPNEERTVERVLFRKAVYDDFIYGRSVSFRYMPIGEQPEFVQMVTRIYRCTENKLRELLGFRGRLRGQTLEPELANLIERYLDKAYAVEQAEAVEQPVIRIDTEKLASLQQESEYVRLALTIEENDPAEVKDDEVNNAEVTSNPADALHARDESTPTGDYMNTDPSTVEIATSAPIELIRLQWDESVEADLDEEWLLFAKELSPQQVHTIHVLLGASPDTELMRLAEQYGTMPALLLDEINDVAMETIGDLLIDGDRIVPDYIDVFEHVKR; encoded by the coding sequence ATGAGTTATTGGCCAACGTATGGTGTGATGAACGAAGCCCAGCGCAAGTGGTATTTGTATTGGAGGAAGGAAGTACGCCAAGCAAGATACCCGGATACCGATCTGTCCTATCTGTTTGTTCATATCTATGAGTTGATTAACGGCATTGGCTGGCAGAATCCCCAGGAGGGCTATGATCAATTAAAGCAGCTATGGGTGAATTACCGTGAACGACTTCCCCAATTAAATATATATATGCAAGAGTGGATGGTTGATTATGTGCTGGTCCATAAGATGGAGATGGCATTATCCGAAGTGATGAGCCTTTCGGGCGGATATCTGCCGGCAGAGATGCTTGATATGGAGCTGCAACGTATTTTACAGGTTAAAGTCTCGGAAATTTCGCTGAATATGCTGCAAAGATACTATGATTACGATATTACACTCAGTAAGTTCTATAGAGATGGCGGCAAAGAAGTGATGGAGCAGTATATCCCACGGGTTATGGCCTTGGTTCAATCGTACCTGGAACGTACCCGGCAAGTTGGACTGCTGCCCGAGTTTCAGCCCAACGAAGAACGTACGGTGGAGCGCGTGCTGTTTCGCAAAGCAGTTTACGATGATTTCATCTATGGAAGATCGGTATCGTTCAGATATATGCCCATAGGTGAACAGCCTGAATTTGTGCAGATGGTTACCCGGATCTATCGATGTACTGAAAATAAACTTCGTGAATTACTCGGATTCAGAGGCCGATTGCGTGGGCAGACCCTTGAACCCGAACTTGCGAATCTGATTGAACGTTACTTAGACAAAGCATATGCAGTTGAGCAGGCTGAGGCTGTGGAGCAACCGGTGATCCGTATTGATACGGAGAAATTGGCATCGTTACAGCAGGAAAGTGAGTACGTGCGATTGGCACTTACGATTGAGGAAAATGACCCTGCTGAAGTGAAAGATGACGAGGTTAACAACGCAGAGGTTACAAGTAATCCAGCAGATGCGCTACATGCAAGGGATGAGAGCACTCCAACTGGAGATTACATGAATACAGATCCATCCACAGTAGAGATTGCAACATCAGCACCAATAGAATTGATTAGGTTGCAGTGGGACGAGTCTGTTGAGGCTGATTTGGATGAGGAATGGCTGCTCTTTGCCAAGGAACTATCCCCTCAGCAGGTGCACACGATCCATGTTCTACTTGGTGCAAGTCCGGATACGGAGCTGATGCGTCTGGCTGAGCAATATGGAACGATGCCTGCGCTTTTGCTGGATGAAATTAATGATGTAGCTATGGAAACAATCGGTGATCTTCTCATTGATGGTGATCGGATTGTTCCTGATTATATAGATGTGTTTGAACATGTGAAGAGGTGA
- a CDS encoding diguanylate cyclase produces the protein MLNLMDSTGAAICYQDKLLLYGDTPNSGQIRELAGWLAGKAEDYSYYTSRLSAEYESSKAYQDKASGVIYVAISPGQHNYMIWFRPEVVQIVEWAGDPAKAVLKTDDGMRLSPRKSFEKWREVVKGSSYPWTTKELSVLPLLKTIVRRQTENQLAQAEEQALQNARILRQNEQRYLQLMEYSPVAFFTLTDGQIIYCNTKAAELLGFENSKNLMGKDFQELIPDQTRVTLQQSFEELEQNNTSLITSQSYFTTAAGTSLLLEITLAAVTHAGKPSVMVLLHSGASHHEQSHYSETASQLQNYLTTDPLTDMPIQTVFKSQLQEDWDDCMQNECTLGLLIIDIDDFRSYNAAYGLQGGDLCLQWIGEVLTVVSEQHEAQISRLRGGTFMLKLKSRTSEYAAGLAEEIRQHVLALQIQRESSGPSGVVTVSVGGAVLVPDKRNDVSNLIEKASRALAQAKSEGKNRAIVG, from the coding sequence GTGTTGAACCTGATGGATTCCACCGGAGCAGCCATCTGTTACCAGGACAAGCTGTTGCTCTATGGTGATACGCCGAACAGCGGACAGATCCGTGAACTGGCAGGTTGGCTTGCCGGAAAGGCAGAGGATTACAGCTATTACACTTCAAGACTGAGTGCTGAGTATGAGAGTTCCAAAGCTTATCAGGATAAGGCCTCCGGGGTTATTTATGTTGCCATTTCGCCTGGACAGCATAACTACATGATCTGGTTCCGACCAGAGGTCGTCCAGATTGTGGAATGGGCGGGTGACCCAGCGAAAGCGGTGCTCAAAACGGATGACGGAATGCGGTTGTCCCCTCGCAAATCATTTGAAAAATGGCGTGAGGTTGTGAAGGGGAGCTCATACCCATGGACTACCAAAGAGCTGAGTGTGTTACCTTTACTCAAAACCATTGTACGTCGGCAAACAGAAAACCAATTGGCTCAGGCAGAGGAGCAGGCGTTGCAGAACGCTCGCATTTTGCGACAAAATGAGCAACGTTATCTGCAATTAATGGAATATTCGCCCGTGGCATTCTTTACGCTGACAGACGGTCAGATCATCTATTGCAATACAAAGGCTGCTGAATTGCTTGGATTTGAAAATTCTAAAAACCTGATGGGCAAAGACTTCCAAGAATTGATACCAGATCAAACGAGAGTTACCCTGCAACAGAGCTTTGAAGAATTAGAGCAGAACAACACGAGTTTGATCACGAGCCAATCCTATTTCACAACAGCGGCCGGCACCTCATTGTTGCTTGAGATAACGCTTGCTGCTGTTACACATGCAGGTAAACCTTCTGTAATGGTGCTGCTGCATAGTGGAGCTTCTCATCATGAGCAAAGCCATTACTCCGAGACGGCAAGCCAACTGCAGAACTATCTAACCACAGATCCATTGACGGATATGCCGATACAGACGGTATTCAAGTCGCAGCTTCAGGAGGACTGGGATGATTGTATGCAAAATGAATGTACGCTGGGATTGCTCATCATAGATATTGATGATTTCCGTTCGTATAATGCAGCATACGGTCTTCAGGGTGGCGACTTGTGTCTGCAATGGATCGGTGAAGTGCTTACCGTCGTCAGCGAACAACATGAAGCCCAGATTTCACGTCTTCGGGGTGGAACATTCATGCTGAAATTGAAGAGCAGAACGTCTGAATATGCTGCGGGACTTGCGGAAGAGATCCGACAGCATGTTCTCGCACTTCAGATTCAACGGGAATCATCAGGCCCAAGCGGAGTCGTTACGGTTAGTGTTGGAGGTGCAGTGCTGGTACCGGATAAACGCAATGATGTGTCCAACCTGATCGAAAAAGCGAGTCGCGCGCTGGCTCAAGCGAAAAGTGAAGGGAAGAATCGAGCAATTGTTGGTTGA
- a CDS encoding GAF domain-containing protein has translation MAEPKSKKEQLLNRTLLQQGTYTNDPIDLNNCEKEPIHIPGFIQPHGVLLAINTSHVPTIVQCSQNTVDHLGIACDDILGMPLQDLIGEQYVRQLLSSSFNADVTSDLHYMNLTIAVAGEDRVFSAVLHESEGLLILEIEPFYEKEDMETTDFEWVSRFFGRIKSTDSRLEASQIAAEQVKEMLGYDRVMIYEFDEQWNGKVIAEAREQELEPFLGHHYPASDIPKQARELYLRNWLRTIVNVDYTPVEIVPMLQPLTGKPLNLSLSVLRSVSPLHIEYLQNMGVGATVTISLIHNSQLWGLITCHHYSARYVPHRVRNLCNFLGRSSRMNCSSANNWMTINPRYSHAKPLHELPTFLLETQVLHVSLRNCREKKRRC, from the coding sequence ATGGCCGAACCGAAATCCAAGAAAGAACAACTATTGAACCGCACATTGCTTCAACAGGGAACATATACGAATGATCCGATTGATCTGAATAACTGCGAGAAAGAACCGATTCATATCCCTGGTTTTATCCAACCTCATGGTGTACTTCTGGCCATTAATACCAGCCATGTCCCTACTATTGTTCAGTGTAGTCAAAATACGGTGGATCATCTGGGTATTGCTTGTGATGACATTCTGGGTATGCCTTTGCAAGATTTGATCGGTGAGCAGTATGTAAGGCAATTGCTGAGCAGCAGCTTCAATGCGGATGTAACCTCTGATCTGCATTACATGAATCTGACTATTGCGGTGGCCGGTGAAGACCGCGTTTTCTCCGCTGTTCTTCATGAAAGTGAAGGTCTGCTTATTCTGGAGATCGAGCCTTTTTATGAAAAAGAGGACATGGAAACGACTGACTTTGAATGGGTATCCCGTTTCTTCGGCCGGATCAAAAGCACAGACAGTCGCTTGGAAGCAAGCCAGATTGCGGCTGAACAGGTGAAGGAGATGCTCGGTTATGACCGGGTCATGATCTATGAGTTTGACGAGCAATGGAATGGTAAAGTTATTGCTGAAGCGCGTGAACAGGAACTTGAACCATTCCTGGGACATCACTATCCAGCTTCGGATATTCCAAAACAGGCCAGGGAATTGTACCTTCGCAATTGGTTACGAACCATTGTAAATGTCGATTATACACCTGTGGAGATCGTACCTATGCTACAACCGCTCACAGGCAAACCGCTGAATTTGAGTCTTTCGGTTCTGCGCAGCGTATCTCCTCTTCACATTGAGTATTTGCAAAATATGGGTGTAGGTGCAACCGTTACAATCTCACTCATCCATAACAGTCAGCTGTGGGGCCTCATCACATGTCACCATTACTCGGCAAGATATGTTCCCCACCGCGTGCGGAATCTCTGTAATTTCCTGGGGCGTTCTTCTCGAATGAACTGTTCCAGCGCCAACAATTGGATGACTATCAATCCGAGATACAGTCACGCGAAGCCGCTTCACGAATTGCCAACATTTTTATTGGAAACACAAGTCCTGCACGTGTCCTTGAGGAATTGCAGGGAGAAGAAGAGACGGTGTTGA
- a CDS encoding biliverdin-producing heme oxygenase — protein MTATTIMERLKSETAHYHRQVEQNPYAKAIMNQTVTIEEYRTYLEKFYGFLKPLEDQAVQQPFWESTGMDIEIRGKAGLLEKDLRNLGASEEEIRQLPLCEELPDISTPARMFGYLYVIEGSTNGGQIMTKRLSQFLPIEADRGLEYFNAYGTETRTKWSEFMGLLQQSIRTSEDEDNMVHSASETFRLLDQWINTNK, from the coding sequence ATGACAGCAACAACGATTATGGAACGTCTGAAGAGCGAGACAGCTCATTACCACAGACAAGTAGAACAGAACCCTTATGCGAAAGCCATTATGAATCAAACTGTGACTATAGAAGAATATAGAACATATTTGGAGAAATTCTATGGATTCCTGAAACCGCTGGAAGATCAGGCTGTACAGCAGCCTTTCTGGGAAAGCACGGGAATGGATATTGAGATTAGAGGTAAAGCTGGATTACTGGAGAAGGATTTGCGAAATCTTGGAGCAAGCGAAGAGGAGATCCGCCAGCTTCCCCTCTGTGAAGAGCTACCGGACATTTCAACACCTGCCCGCATGTTCGGGTACCTGTATGTGATTGAAGGGTCTACGAATGGTGGGCAGATCATGACGAAACGCTTGTCCCAATTCCTGCCGATTGAAGCGGATCGTGGCTTGGAATATTTCAATGCTTACGGCACGGAGACCAGAACAAAATGGAGCGAGTTTATGGGGCTGCTACAGCAGTCCATCCGTACTTCAGAAGATGAGGATAACATGGTGCACAGCGCATCAGAGACATTCCGACTGCTGGATCAGTGGATTAATACGAACAAATAA
- a CDS encoding Nif3-like dinuclear metal center hexameric protein translates to MNMTVQDIVLHLTDRIELPENTVDQLITGSLDRKVTGIILAFMPTHYVIEQAIKHGANLIIAHESPFYNHHSHTDWLASDPVYTDKRKLIDEAGISIYRCHDIIHRFQPDGITEGLIQALGWSPYVEQRMPEADILALPEGQNVQAIAHHVKNCLGIDYVRVTGDPDLVCERAAILVGFRGNGPVTIPLIQNKQLDLIIAGEGFEWETPEYIRDAVQQGKSKALIMLGHAESEASGMKLLADRLAEQFTELTVHFVGERPVYTVI, encoded by the coding sequence ATGAACATGACTGTTCAAGACATCGTACTTCATCTCACAGATCGTATTGAATTGCCGGAAAACACGGTTGATCAGCTTATTACGGGTTCACTTGATCGTAAGGTCACAGGTATTATCCTTGCTTTTATGCCGACACATTATGTCATTGAGCAAGCCATCAAACATGGTGCCAATCTGATTATTGCACATGAATCTCCCTTTTATAATCATCATAGCCATACGGACTGGCTCGCAAGTGATCCTGTTTATACGGACAAAAGGAAGTTAATTGACGAAGCCGGCATTTCCATCTATCGCTGTCATGATATCATCCATCGCTTCCAACCGGATGGCATTACCGAAGGATTGATTCAGGCATTGGGGTGGTCCCCTTATGTGGAGCAACGAATGCCTGAAGCAGACATTCTTGCGTTGCCGGAAGGACAGAACGTGCAAGCTATTGCTCACCATGTGAAAAACTGCCTTGGGATCGATTATGTACGTGTCACAGGTGATCCCGATTTGGTCTGTGAACGTGCAGCGATATTGGTAGGTTTTCGTGGCAATGGCCCTGTGACCATTCCCCTGATTCAGAACAAACAATTGGATCTCATTATCGCCGGAGAAGGATTCGAATGGGAGACACCTGAATATATCCGCGATGCCGTGCAACAAGGCAAGTCCAAAGCACTCATCATGTTGGGACATGCCGAAAGCGAGGCATCCGGGATGAAGCTTTTGGCTGACAGGTTGGCAGAACAATTTACAGAACTGACCGTTCATTTTGTAGGCGAGCGGCCTGTGTACACTGTGATCTGA
- a CDS encoding DMT family transporter, producing MRGIIFALLGGACITLQGVANTRISTDMGTWQAATITQLTGFILAALILVFVRDINLQGLKQVKPMYLAGGAFGAVIIFSEVTAIQQIGVTFTISALLIAQLFLTFLVDSNGWFGVVKQKMKLPQFLGIALMITGVIIMKL from the coding sequence ATGAGAGGAATTATTTTTGCATTGCTGGGCGGCGCGTGTATCACGCTCCAAGGTGTTGCCAATACTCGGATAAGTACCGACATGGGCACATGGCAAGCCGCTACGATTACACAACTGACAGGATTCATCTTAGCAGCGCTAATCCTGGTGTTCGTTAGAGACATTAACCTCCAGGGACTCAAACAAGTAAAACCCATGTACCTGGCAGGAGGTGCTTTTGGGGCCGTCATTATTTTCAGCGAAGTAACGGCCATTCAGCAAATTGGGGTGACGTTCACGATCTCGGCCCTGCTCATTGCTCAGCTGTTCCTGACTTTTCTCGTGGACAGTAATGGATGGTTCGGCGTGGTGAAACAAAAGATGAAGCTGCCTCAATTTCTGGGCATTGCCTTGATGATCACAGGTGTCATCATTATGAAACTATAG
- a CDS encoding helix-turn-helix domain-containing protein → MKEIHNEQQLLHYLKQYQLEKVFHESLRPHMTICHFDKCELICREGETSEYLYVLVEGKIKIFTTSAQDKTLVLCFKTPLEVVGDIEYVRESDIVNTVQAVSPVIMLRIHYQWLAELASDYAPLLKFLLKIISHKFYIDSNFSNFNLMYPVEVRLASYLLSISTEEAGNVVHEELDAFNLTDIANLIGTSYRHLNRVIQKLCADELIERHQGLIMIKDRAGLREIAGHNIYE, encoded by the coding sequence GTGAAAGAAATCCATAATGAGCAACAATTATTACATTATCTGAAGCAATATCAACTCGAAAAGGTATTTCACGAGTCCCTGCGTCCACATATGACGATATGCCACTTCGATAAGTGTGAACTGATCTGTCGTGAAGGGGAAACCTCCGAATATTTATACGTGTTGGTTGAGGGTAAAATCAAAATTTTCACCACCTCCGCTCAGGATAAAACGCTGGTGCTTTGCTTCAAGACACCGCTTGAAGTCGTCGGAGACATAGAGTATGTCCGTGAAAGCGATATTGTCAATACGGTTCAGGCCGTGTCGCCAGTTATCATGCTTCGCATTCACTATCAATGGCTCGCTGAGCTTGCCAGCGATTATGCACCTTTGCTTAAATTTTTGCTCAAAATCATCTCACACAAATTCTATATTGACTCGAACTTTTCCAATTTTAATCTGATGTATCCCGTTGAGGTCCGTCTGGCCAGCTATCTGCTCTCCATCTCAACAGAAGAAGCGGGCAACGTGGTTCATGAAGAACTGGACGCGTTCAATCTGACCGACATCGCGAATCTGATCGGCACCAGTTATCGGCATCTCAACCGGGTGATCCAGAAACTGTGTGCAGACGAATTGATTGAACGACATCAGGGATTGATTATGATTAAGGATCGTGCGGGTCTGCGCGAAATAGCAGGTCACAACATTTATGAATAA
- a CDS encoding DMT family transporter yields the protein MLITGISLALLAGALVSLQTIFNSKVNERTGSWSTTTLVLFTGFIASFLISLLVEGKNTFSFQHMQPWYWLSGAIGVGVVFCLVQGMKLLGPTYAISIVLTSQLSFALLFDSMGWLGLEQIPFSWNQLFGVLVIVGGIVLFKFGGAKSEKSDPSDASDKSPSSLQSNF from the coding sequence ATGTTAATCACAGGCATTTCGCTTGCGTTGCTGGCAGGAGCACTTGTCAGTCTGCAAACCATATTTAATAGCAAAGTCAATGAGCGCACCGGTTCATGGTCCACAACAACGCTGGTGCTTTTCACCGGATTCATCGCTTCGTTCCTCATCTCTCTGCTCGTGGAGGGCAAGAATACATTCAGCTTCCAGCATATGCAACCCTGGTATTGGCTCAGTGGAGCCATCGGTGTTGGTGTGGTCTTCTGTCTTGTGCAAGGCATGAAGTTGCTTGGTCCCACGTATGCCATCTCGATCGTGCTGACGTCCCAACTGAGCTTTGCGCTCCTATTTGATTCCATGGGGTGGCTGGGGCTGGAGCAAATTCCTTTCTCGTGGAATCAACTGTTTGGTGTGCTTGTGATCGTCGGCGGAATTGTGTTATTCAAGTTCGGTGGGGCTAAATCGGAAAAATCAGATCCGTCAGATGCATCTGACAAGTCACCCAGCTCACTGCAATCCAACTTCTAA
- a CDS encoding YebC/PmpR family DNA-binding transcriptional regulator yields MRSMSAAKKGEPDPEANRALKVVLERAKTYNVPKAIIDRAMEKAKGSGDENYEELRYEGFGPNGAMVIVDALTNNVNRTAPEVRSAFNKNAGNMGVSGSVAYMFDPTAVIGVEGKNSEEVLEILLEADVDVRDIVDEDEAVIVYAEPDQFHAVQEAFKAAGVTEFTVAELTMLAQNHIELPEDAQAQFEKLIDALEDLEDVQQVYHNVEFAE; encoded by the coding sequence TTGAGATCTATGTCAGCTGCCAAGAAGGGCGAACCGGACCCGGAAGCGAACCGTGCACTGAAAGTCGTGCTGGAACGTGCCAAAACGTATAATGTACCCAAAGCCATTATTGATCGTGCAATGGAAAAAGCTAAAGGCAGCGGGGATGAGAACTATGAAGAGTTGCGTTACGAAGGCTTCGGACCGAACGGTGCGATGGTCATCGTTGATGCACTTACCAACAACGTAAATCGCACAGCGCCGGAAGTACGCTCTGCGTTTAACAAAAATGCCGGAAACATGGGTGTCAGTGGTTCTGTTGCTTACATGTTTGATCCTACAGCGGTTATCGGTGTAGAAGGCAAGAACTCCGAAGAGGTACTGGAAATTCTGCTTGAAGCAGACGTGGATGTACGTGATATCGTGGATGAAGACGAAGCTGTGATTGTATATGCAGAACCGGATCAATTCCACGCTGTACAGGAAGCTTTCAAAGCTGCTGGTGTTACGGAGTTTACGGTAGCCGAGCTGACAATGCTTGCGCAAAACCATATTGAACTTCCAGAGGATGCACAAGCTCAGTTCGAGAAACTGATCGATGCGCTTGAAGACCTGGAAGATGTTCAGCAGGTCTACCATAACGTGGAGTTTGCAGAGTAA